The following is a genomic window from Candidatus Omnitrophota bacterium.
GAAGGCGTTGCCCAGGATGCCTCAGCCAATACCAACACAGAATCAGTAACGCTCTCGCGCACGTATTCGCCGGCGCCTCCTGACACGACTCGTCCTACGATCACCTCATTGACCACGACCGCCTCAGAGCCGACCAGCTCAGCAAGTATACCTGTAACATTAGTCTTCTCTGAAAGCGTCACAGGGCTTCTTGCCACAGAGATCACTGTTACCAACGGCTCTGTCTCAGGCCTCTCAGGCTCAGGCACAAACTACAGCTTTACAGTCACAGCCTCAGCAGCAGGGGTGGTCACCATAAAGATACCCGAAGGCGTTGCCCAGGATGCCTCAGCCAATACCAACACAGAATCAGTAACGCTCTCGCGCACGTATTCGCCCGGGGCAAGGCCCAGGGCTACCTTAAGCGGCGTGCCTTCTGATCCGACCCAAGCGACTTCTGTAACTATCACAGTCGGGGGCGCGGGGGTCAATTATTATAAGGTAAAGATCGACAGGGGCAGCACCTTAGGCAGCTGGGATCAGTCTGGTGTAATGAGTATATCCAACCCCAGGATTATCTTAAGCGGATTAGGGGAAGGCAGATATACTGTATCAGTCATCGGCGGCCCTACCTTGGTAGTGGATAATAGATGGCAGGATATTAACGATCCTACGGTCGCGACCTGGGCGGTGGATATTTTACCTGTGGCAGTGCTTGATGCCGCTACCGTGCCCACAGGCACACTTTACAGCCATTCGGCCACCATCAGGGTAACCAACCAGAATGATGTGTATGAATACAAATATAAGCTTGATACAGACGCGGAATACACTTCCTACCGCGGCGTCAACATACCCATTTCATTAGATAATATACCGGCAGGAAGGCGCACCTTATCAGTCGTCGGCAAAGATAATGACGGCAACGAACAACAGGCCCCGACAGAAGTAAGCTGGGAGGTGGCTGCTTCTCCCGAGATCAAGTCAGCCCTGCCTTCTGAAACAGATCAGATTATGATCGAGGGCTCGACAATGGTCTTTAGCGTTGTTGCCTTTGATAGCAATGATACACAGCTGACTTACACATGGTCCCTGGATAACGACAGGGTATCTCAAATAACGGTAAGCACCATATCAGCGGCTACCGAAACAGCAAGTTCTTATACTTATTCTCCCGGTTTCAAGGCGGCCGGCAGGCATACATTAAAAGTGGAAGTTTCTGACGGCCATGAATCATCGCTGCCGGCTGTTTACGAGTGGGCTGTCGCGGTCAATGAGGCCGCCAATGAGCCGGTATTATCGTGGGAATTCAATACCGAAGGGAATAATGAGGGCTGGGTCAACGGCGGCGGCCTGGGTGTTCCGGCCATATCATCCGGGACATATAAGGCCGATTTTGACGGCGCGGAACCTGTGATGACCGGACCGTCCGGTTTGAATATCAGCACCTCGGCTGCTAAGACCCTGAGAGTGCGCTACAGGGTTTCTGGCGGTATAACAGCGCAGTTGTCCTGGGCAACAGATGCCGTTAATGAGAATACGGGAGATTTGATACGCGGGCAGGAAAATTTTCCCATAATCGGCGACGGCAGATTCCACGCAGCCAATGTCTATTTAGGCGAACACCCTGATTGGCAGGGGAACGTTACAGGTATATCATTCTATCCTGTCAGCGAGGCGGCAGTAGGCGAAATAGAGATAGATTATATAAGATTTACTGATATGGGGCCGTCTTCATCGCCTGACTGGGAATTCAATGATAATAATGCCGAATGCTGGTCCGGGCATGGGAACATCGCTACCCCATTTACGTTTGATAACGGCAAGCTTGTAACAGAGGTTACCGGTAATGATCCGATAATGGATATAGGGGGCGTATCAATTGATGCCGATATTTATAAAGGGCTTGAGATAAGATATCGTTTAAAAGGCGGCAGCAACAGCGCGGAAATATTCTGGCGCAGGGAATTAGGGGGGCAGATAGTTCATCACCGCCTGCAATTGCCGGCTCCGATCAAGACAGACGGATTGTTCCATACGTATTCAATAGACCTTTCTACCAATCCTTATTGGCAAGGCGAGGTAGTGTATTTCCGTTTTGACCCCACGATGTCGGGCAGCCCGGGTATAATTGGCGAGCCGGTTGAAGTGGAAGTGGACTATATAAAATTGGTCGCCTCATCGGCCGCTGCCCCCGTATGGGAATTTGATGAAGAGGGAGAGGCAGGCGGCTGGAGAAACCACGTCTTTGACGATCAGACAACTCATATGTCCGATTTTGAGATAAGCAACGGCACTCTTAAGACCAGGGTTACGGGCAGCAATTCCTTTATGGAGATCGGTTATGAGAATCCCAATCAGGTCTTTACGTTCAATGCCGACGGCTATAAAGGCATTTCTATCAGGATGAAGGTTGATAAAGGCAGGGTTGCCTCTGTGTCCTGGCTTAAAGACGGCAGTTACCCGCGTTCCGCTTTTAATATAATCGCCGACGGCCAGTTCCATACCTATGATATTGATTTCAGCGGCATCCCGCAATGGTCGGGCGATCTGTCGTATTTGAGGTTTAATCCCATTGAAGGCGCGACAGGTTTGGGGGCAAACGTAGAGATAGAATATATCAGGATCATAGACCAGCTGTATGGCCCGCGTTGGGAATTTGATGATGATGGCGATATGGAGGGATGGGTTTTGCAGCACTCGCTATCGGCTGTCGAAGGCCTGCCCGCGGTGGTATCCGGACGCCTCAAGGCCGAGATTACCGGCGGTTATCCTTCCATGTATATCAGGGATGGGGTTAGTTTCTCCGCCGTTACCTTCCCGCATGTTCAGATAAGATACAGGGTCATACCGGGCTCCCCAACCGGTGAATTGGCTGATGCCGCGCAGCTTCACTGGGGCGCGCGGGATGCGGGTAATAACTGGATCGCCGGAACAAAGGATTTTTCGATCAATTCAGACGGGCTTTGGCATGTTGCCAGCATTGACTTAAGCCAGGAGGCTAATTGGAAAGACGGCATCGTGTACCTGCGTTATGACCCCGTGGAAGGCGTTTCAAGCGGCGCGGTAGAAGTGGACTATATCCGTTTTTCCCATTACCGTCCGCCCGTAACTGATCTACCCGAGTGGTCGTTTAATATTGACGGGAATGCCCAGGGGTGGTCGCCTTATCGCTACCTTGACGATCCAGTCGTAGAGGACGGCAGGATGCAAACGCGAGTAACCGGCATTACTCCGTATATGTACGGCCCGCTGGGAGAGGATATAGATGCTGACGCGGCAAAGGGAGTTGAGATAAAATACAGGATAAGCGGTGATTTAGACGCTTTCCCAAGCCTGCAGAATGACCCTCGCATGCGCCTGCTCTGGATCAGGGATGGCGAAAGTTACAGCGCCAGCAGAATGAAGGTTATGCCTATAGAGCCGGACGGGCAATATCATACTCTTACGATCCCCCTGGGATCGGATGATAATTGGTCGGGTATAGTAAAGCGCCTAAGGATACATCCGCTCCTGAGCGTGTCTGAACTCAGGTCCGGTGAGTTGGCGGGAGCGGATCTCTATGCGGAGATAGATTATATAAAGATCACCGACCATCTGGCTCCTCATTACTGGGAGTTTGACGAGGCCGACAATACGGAAGGGTGGACGCCCAGGCATTCACTTTCCGACTTTACGGTATCATACAATGAAGACATATCGTCCGGGACGTTGTTGGCAAGCGTAACGAACGCGGATCCTTATATGTCAGTCAACAGCGTTAATTTCCCGGCGGACAACTTCCCTTACCTTCAGATAAGGTACAGGGCCCAGTCAGGGCACGCGGCAGAGCTGCATTGGGGCGCGAGGGATATCAATAGTAACTGGATCCCGGGATACGCGAATTTCTCCATTATTTCAGACGGGCTTTGGCATGTTGCCGATATCAATTTAAGCCGGGAGCCCCAGTGGCGCGAGAGGATCGTATCTTTCCGTTATGACCCCACAGTGGGCTCAAACGGCGAGGTGGAGATAGATTATATCCGGTTTTCAAGTTCTCCGGCCTCCGGCAGGGATGATATAGTGCCTCATTGGGAGTTTGACGAGGCCGACAATCCCGAAGGCTGGATACCCAGGAACTCTCTTTCCGACTTTACGGTATCATACAATGAAGAGATTTCATCCGGGACGTTAAATACCCGCCTTACCGGCTCCGATCCGTTTATGTCCACTTCCGGCGGAGTAGATTTCTCCGCGGCCACGTTCCCGTATGTCCAGATAAGGTACAGGGCCACTCCGGACGATTACGCTTCCGCCGCGCCGCAATATGAGGCGGCGCAGCTATACTGGGGCGCGAAGGACGCGAATAACGCGTGGATCTCAGGGGTGAAGAATTTCCTGATCAATGCGGACGGGATCTTCCATACCGCCACACTTGATCTAAGTCAGGAGGCCAATTGGAAGGAGAGGATAGTGTCTTTGCGCTACGACCCGGCAGTGAGAGCCGATAAAGATATGAGCATAGAGATAGACTATGTGCGTTTCTTTAATTCGCGGCCCGCGCCCGAGGCCCCCGAGTGGCTGTTTGACATTGACGGCAATAAACAGGGATGGTCGCCGAATAGGCAGATAGGGGAAGAAACGGGCGATTTTGAGGTGGAGGGCGGAAAGCTGAAAATGCGCGTAACCGGAAAGGATCCGTTTATATTCGGGCCTTTGGGACAGGAGATAGACGCAGATACATATAAATCCATAGAGATAAAACTTAAGATCGATGCCTCTCTGGATGTATTCCCCAGCCTTAAGAATGCCTACCTGCAGTTATATTGGGTGAGAGAAGGCGAGGACTTCAGCCAGGAGAGGTACAAGGCCGTTCCCATAGGTACAGACGGAGTGTATACGATTACAATGGGCCCGCAGGATATTAATTGGTCAGGCATGATAAAGCGCATAAGGATAGACCCTGTGGCATATCTGCCTGAATTCAAGGATGGCGTTCCGGCAGGAGATATCCGGGTTGAAGTGGATTATATCAAGGTCAGGGAGACCCCGTCTGTCGATCTGTCGCTTTCGCCCGCGGAGGGTGATTTTAATGTCGGCAGCGAATATATATTCAAGACAACATATATAGATAATAGCGCGAGGGAAGACATCGCCTTCGCGGAATTTCTCATCAGCGATGGGACGAAGACGATCAGGGCGCTGTATGTGCCGGCTGATGGAAAACTGCGTATTATAGATGATGACGGTAGATGGTCGGAAGGCTTTGATCCCGAATCCGCTAACAGGATCGAGAACAGGTATGGCACCCTGAATTGTTCAAGGACGAAAGTATATACTATAGGCACAACCGGCATAGGTATTGATTGGGCATTCAGGTTCAATGATGAATTTGCCGGCCCTAAAGATATGTCTCTTGCCGCGACAGAGCGCGTTGGCTCCGGGGAGGCAAGATTCTTAGGGTGGTTCAAGAAAGGCAGTATAAATATTATAGAGAAATAAAGCGATCCTTCCTTAATTTCCCGATCTTCAGCAATTCCCCCTGTTTCTGAAAACCCCTTTGTCTTTACCTGTTTTTATGCTAAAATTACCCAAAAGGGAGGTATGCCATGATTAAACGATTCTATCTGATTTTATTTATCCTTTTTCTGATCAGCGGATGTCAGGGGAAAGAACAGGGGTCGCCTGTCGCCATCGAGATCGACAAGATGAAGATCACGGCAGCCGAATTTGAAGACGCCTTTAATAATTCTTTCTTCGCGAAAACCTCAGACCCGTCGGCAAAAAAAGAATTCCTGGATAATTTTATTACCAGAAAGCTTATCCTGAGAGAGGCGGAGAGAGAGGGGCTGGATAAAAGCCCGAAATTCCTGCAGGACGTTGAACTCTTCTGGCAGCAGTCGCTGCTTAAGTTGATGCTGGACAGGAAGGCCAGGGAACTTTCCATTAATTTAGCCGTGGATGACAGGGAGATCAAAAAATATTACGACGCCCATCGCGACGCGGAGTTCTCCGGGAAGACGCTGGAAGAGGCCTACGGGCAGATAAAGTTTATGATCCTGCAGAATAAAGGGACGGAAGCGCTCTCCGGATGGACGGATTCCTTGAGAGAGAAGTCAAGCGTGAAGATAGGACGGGAATTATTGAATATTGAAGTAAAATAGGGGGGCGGTTATGGATATGGATAAGAGGAGATTAAGAAGGAATTATTTTATTGATAAGGAGTTCCAGACGAAATTTATCCTTAAGTTCTGCCTGATCGTTGTCTTGTCGTCTTTGGTATTGAGTTTTTTTATAATATTCCTTTCCCGGGGCTCTACCACCGTTACGATCGAGAATGCCAGGGTCATGGTAAAGGGGAGCGCTGATTTTATATTCCCCATACTGCTTCAGACATTGCTTATCGCCACCGTGTTTTCGGCGGTCGCCGTCAGCGTCCTGACCTTATTTATCTCGCACAGAATAGCCGGGCCGCTTTATAGAATGAAGAGGGAAATAGATATATTGAAAAGCGGCGATCTGACCCCGAGTTTTAAGATCAGGGAAAATGACCAGTTGCAGCATTTGGCATCCGCGCTTTCCGAACTGTCGGGTTCCTTAAGGGATAAACACAAGGCCGTAAAGGAAAAGGCGTCGCAGCTGCGCGATTTATTGCGGCAGCCGCAGTATAACAAAGAAGCGGTTGAAAGCAAATTAAAGGAATTAGAAGACGCCCTGAATTATTTCAAGATCTAAATGCCGCGCCTTATCAGAAGAGATTTAAGCTTATTGTCCGCCGTCCTCTTATGCCTTTCTGTTCAGGGATGGGCTTTTGCCGACGAGGTAACGAGCAAGTATTTCAAAGCTAATATCCGGGGCGGCGGCGATATCTACCGCGCGCTTGAGAAGCTGGATATAAAAAGCTTACGCCAGCCGGACGTAGCGCTCAATAAGGGCGCCTCCGACGCGAAAGACATATTAAAGAATACGCTGGATACGCTGTATCTTGAGGTCTCCGATATCCTGGATATCCATATGTACAGCTTTCAGATCAACCTGGAGGTCCTGCCGGATAAAAACAGCCTTAAGGCGCTTTTACGGGAGCTTTATGGAGCGGGGGCGGACGCGGACTCATTTTATTTTTACGAAAGGAATACCATATATATATCTTTGGAGAGGATGACCCCGGGCATGCTGGCGCACGAAACAGCGCACGCGATCCTGTCCCGTTATTTTGCCGTGCCCGCTCCGGAGAAGGTGCAGGAGGTGCTTTCGGCTTACGTAGAGCACTCCCTGAATAAAAAATTGACAAATCATTGATTTTATGTTATACTTTCTACTCTTATGAAGATATTGACAATACCCAGGAAATCCGAGATCAAACGTAAATGGTACCTTCTGGACGCCAAAGGGAAGATACTGGGCAAGGTAGCCGTTAAAGCGGCAACCCTGCTTAGGGGCAAGCATAAGCCCACTTTTACTCCTTATATGGATACGGGCGACTGCGTAGTCGTGATAAACGCCGCGGATATCAAGGTTACAGGCGCCAAAATGGAGCAGAAGTTATACAGGAGGCATTCCGGCTATCCCGGGGGGCTGCGCGAGGTCCCGTTGGGAAAAATGCTGGCAGCAAGGCCTGAGCAGGTTATGCGGCTGGCCGTGAAGAGGATGCTGCCCACTTCCGCGTTGAGCAGATGTATGCTCAGGCGGCTTAAGATCTACGCCGGCGAACAGGGTTACTCAAAGTCATTGAAACCAACATCACTGGAGGTTTAAAGATACATGGAAGAGGTCATTAAATATACGGCCACCGGCCGGCGCAAGGAGTCGGTAGCGAGGGTAATCCTTGTTTCCGGAGAGGGCAATATCACGGTCAATGAGCGGCCGCTGGAAGGGTATTTCAAGAGAGAGACAGACAGGATCGTCATACAGCAGCCATTTTCAGCGACTAACACCTTAAAGAAGTTTGACTGCGTTGCCAAGGTTTCCGGCGGCGGGATATCAGGCCAGACAGGGGCGCTGAGGCTGGGTATCGCCAGGGCGCTGTTGAAGGCGGATGATTCGCTGTCGCAGATACTCAAGAAAAGCGGATTTCTTTCGCGCGATGCCCGTATGAAAGAGCGCAAGAAGTTCGGGCAGAAGGGGGCACGCAGGCGCTTCCAGTGGACTAAGCGTTAATATAAATATTTCTTGGAAAACAGGCCTATCTCGACGAAAAATATATTGACGAGATAGGCTTTTTCTTTTATCATAAGTTAATACTCGAGGAGAAAATAAGAATGTTAAAGGTCGGCATTATCGGGGCAAGCGGTTATACCGGTGGAGAATTGATCAGGATCCTCCTCAGGCATAAGGGCGTGAGGATCACCTATCTCGCCAGGGGCCGGGATACAGGCGAGCGGATAGAAGAGATCTTTCCCTGGCTGAAAAATATATTAAGCATGGAGTGCGGCGGGGTAAAATTAAGCGGCATAAAGGAATGCTGCGACCTTGTCTTTATGTCCCTGCCGCATGGCCTGGCCGCGTCCTATGTCCCGGCGATACTTAAATACGGCAAGCGGGTCATTGATCTGAGCGCGGACTACAGGTTTAACAGCGCGGCGGTTTACGGCCTGCCTGAATTAAACAGAGAGAAAATAAAAGGGGCGCGCCTGATTGCCAATCCCGGATGCTACGCTACCGCGGCGATCTTGTCCCTTGCCCCGTTGGTGGCCGGTTCCCTCGTTGAACCGGGTTCGCTTATTGTTGACGCGAAATCAGGCGTAAGCGGCGCGGGAAAAAGGCAGGAGCTGGAATACTCATTTTCCGAAAGCAACGAGAACTTTAAGGCGTATAAGGTTGCCTGTCATCGCCATAATCCCGAGATAAACCAGGCCCTTTCAAGGCTCAGCCGGCACAAGGCCTCAGTTACATTTGTGCCGCACCTGCTTCCTTTAAACAGGGGTATCTATGTGAGCGCGTACGCCAGGTTAAAGCATAGCAAAAGCGCCGCCGCGCTGACAGCCATTTATGAGAAGTTCTATAAGCGCGAGCCGTTTATAAGGGTTTTAGGCGGCGATACGCTGCCTGAGATAAAGAATGTGGTTAATACGAACTTCTGCGATATAGCGATAAGGGTTTCGCCGAAGGACAGGACCGTCATCGTTCTGGGGGCTATAGACAATCTTGTGAAGGGCGCGTCAGGGCAGGCAGTGCAGAATATGAATATAATGCATGGTTTCCCTGAAACGGAGGCATTGGTTTAGGGAAGTAGAGGAGAATGTGGTGATACTAAAAAATGCAGTTTTGCCTATTGGATATAAGGCAGGAGGTATTTCTTGCGGCATAAAGAAGAGCGGCAAGTTAGATTTGGGCCTGGTTTATTCACTAATGCCGGCATTGACGGTCGCGGCATTTACCGGCAACAAGATCCAGGCGGCGCCGGTCATCGTTGATAAGGAACGCTTAAGAAGAAATGAGTTTATACAGGCGATCATCGTAAA
Proteins encoded in this region:
- a CDS encoding Ig-like domain-containing protein; its protein translation is MVTIKIPEGVAQDASANTNTESVTLSRTYSPAPPDTTRPTITSLTTTASEPTSSASIPVTLVFSESVTGLLATEITVTNGSVSGLSGSGTNYSFTVTASAAGVVTIKIPEGVAQDASANTNTESVTLSRTYSPGARPRATLSGVPSDPTQATSVTITVGGAGVNYYKVKIDRGSTLGSWDQSGVMSISNPRIILSGLGEGRYTVSVIGGPTLVVDNRWQDINDPTVATWAVDILPVAVLDAATVPTGTLYSHSATIRVTNQNDVYEYKYKLDTDAEYTSYRGVNIPISLDNIPAGRRTLSVVGKDNDGNEQQAPTEVSWEVAASPEIKSALPSETDQIMIEGSTMVFSVVAFDSNDTQLTYTWSLDNDRVSQITVSTISAATETASSYTYSPGFKAAGRHTLKVEVSDGHESSLPAVYEWAVAVNEAANEPVLSWEFNTEGNNEGWVNGGGLGVPAISSGTYKADFDGAEPVMTGPSGLNISTSAAKTLRVRYRVSGGITAQLSWATDAVNENTGDLIRGQENFPIIGDGRFHAANVYLGEHPDWQGNVTGISFYPVSEAAVGEIEIDYIRFTDMGPSSSPDWEFNDNNAECWSGHGNIATPFTFDNGKLVTEVTGNDPIMDIGGVSIDADIYKGLEIRYRLKGGSNSAEIFWRRELGGQIVHHRLQLPAPIKTDGLFHTYSIDLSTNPYWQGEVVYFRFDPTMSGSPGIIGEPVEVEVDYIKLVASSAAAPVWEFDEEGEAGGWRNHVFDDQTTHMSDFEISNGTLKTRVTGSNSFMEIGYENPNQVFTFNADGYKGISIRMKVDKGRVASVSWLKDGSYPRSAFNIIADGQFHTYDIDFSGIPQWSGDLSYLRFNPIEGATGLGANVEIEYIRIIDQLYGPRWEFDDDGDMEGWVLQHSLSAVEGLPAVVSGRLKAEITGGYPSMYIRDGVSFSAVTFPHVQIRYRVIPGSPTGELADAAQLHWGARDAGNNWIAGTKDFSINSDGLWHVASIDLSQEANWKDGIVYLRYDPVEGVSSGAVEVDYIRFSHYRPPVTDLPEWSFNIDGNAQGWSPYRYLDDPVVEDGRMQTRVTGITPYMYGPLGEDIDADAAKGVEIKYRISGDLDAFPSLQNDPRMRLLWIRDGESYSASRMKVMPIEPDGQYHTLTIPLGSDDNWSGIVKRLRIHPLLSVSELRSGELAGADLYAEIDYIKITDHLAPHYWEFDEADNTEGWTPRHSLSDFTVSYNEDISSGTLLASVTNADPYMSVNSVNFPADNFPYLQIRYRAQSGHAAELHWGARDINSNWIPGYANFSIISDGLWHVADINLSREPQWRERIVSFRYDPTVGSNGEVEIDYIRFSSSPASGRDDIVPHWEFDEADNPEGWIPRNSLSDFTVSYNEEISSGTLNTRLTGSDPFMSTSGGVDFSAATFPYVQIRYRATPDDYASAAPQYEAAQLYWGAKDANNAWISGVKNFLINADGIFHTATLDLSQEANWKERIVSLRYDPAVRADKDMSIEIDYVRFFNSRPAPEAPEWLFDIDGNKQGWSPNRQIGEETGDFEVEGGKLKMRVTGKDPFIFGPLGQEIDADTYKSIEIKLKIDASLDVFPSLKNAYLQLYWVREGEDFSQERYKAVPIGTDGVYTITMGPQDINWSGMIKRIRIDPVAYLPEFKDGVPAGDIRVEVDYIKVRETPSVDLSLSPAEGDFNVGSEYIFKTTYIDNSAREDIAFAEFLISDGTKTIRALYVPADGKLRIIDDDGRWSEGFDPESANRIENRYGTLNCSRTKVYTIGTTGIGIDWAFRFNDEFAGPKDMSLAATERVGSGEARFLGWFKKGSINIIEK
- a CDS encoding SurA N-terminal domain-containing protein, giving the protein MIKRFYLILFILFLISGCQGKEQGSPVAIEIDKMKITAAEFEDAFNNSFFAKTSDPSAKKEFLDNFITRKLILREAEREGLDKSPKFLQDVELFWQQSLLKLMLDRKARELSINLAVDDREIKKYYDAHRDAEFSGKTLEEAYGQIKFMILQNKGTEALSGWTDSLREKSSVKIGRELLNIEVK
- a CDS encoding methyl-accepting chemotaxis protein, whose amino-acid sequence is MDKRRLRRNYFIDKEFQTKFILKFCLIVVLSSLVLSFFIIFLSRGSTTVTIENARVMVKGSADFIFPILLQTLLIATVFSAVAVSVLTLFISHRIAGPLYRMKREIDILKSGDLTPSFKIRENDQLQHLASALSELSGSLRDKHKAVKEKASQLRDLLRQPQYNKEAVESKLKELEDALNYFKI
- the rplM gene encoding 50S ribosomal protein L13, encoding MKILTIPRKSEIKRKWYLLDAKGKILGKVAVKAATLLRGKHKPTFTPYMDTGDCVVVINAADIKVTGAKMEQKLYRRHSGYPGGLREVPLGKMLAARPEQVMRLAVKRMLPTSALSRCMLRRLKIYAGEQGYSKSLKPTSLEV
- the rpsI gene encoding 30S ribosomal protein S9, with translation MEEVIKYTATGRRKESVARVILVSGEGNITVNERPLEGYFKRETDRIVIQQPFSATNTLKKFDCVAKVSGGGISGQTGALRLGIARALLKADDSLSQILKKSGFLSRDARMKERKKFGQKGARRRFQWTKR
- the argC gene encoding N-acetyl-gamma-glutamyl-phosphate reductase codes for the protein MLKVGIIGASGYTGGELIRILLRHKGVRITYLARGRDTGERIEEIFPWLKNILSMECGGVKLSGIKECCDLVFMSLPHGLAASYVPAILKYGKRVIDLSADYRFNSAAVYGLPELNREKIKGARLIANPGCYATAAILSLAPLVAGSLVEPGSLIVDAKSGVSGAGKRQELEYSFSESNENFKAYKVACHRHNPEINQALSRLSRHKASVTFVPHLLPLNRGIYVSAYARLKHSKSAAALTAIYEKFYKREPFIRVLGGDTLPEIKNVVNTNFCDIAIRVSPKDRTVIVLGAIDNLVKGASGQAVQNMNIMHGFPETEALV